The Deltaproteobacteria bacterium DNA segment GCGGATCATGGCGACCGGGCGCGCGGACTATCCCAACCAGCTCAACAACGTGCTGTGCATCCCCGGGCTCTTCCGCGGGGCGCTGGACTCCCGCTCCACCTGCATCAACGAGGAGATGAAGCTGGCGGCGGCGTACGCGATCGCCTCGTGCGTGGGGAAGGAGGAGCTGTCGGAGGACTACATCATCCCCTCCGTCTTCAATCGGAAGGTCGGTCCCACGGTCGCCAAGGAAGTCTCCCGCGCGGCGCATCGGACCAAGGTGGCCCGGAGGACCTCCAAGGCGTTCATGGAGATCCACCTCGACTGATGCGGTAACCGGACGTTGACGATCAATCCGCTGATCTTCCGCGAGTACGACGTCCGCGGACGGGTGGGGAGCGACCTCCACCGGGACTCGGTCGTCCTGCTCGGGAAGGGGTACGGGACGCTGGCCGCCGGACGGGGGGTGCGGACGGCCGCCGTCGGGCGGGACGTGCGCCTCTCCTCCCCCGGCTTCCGCGACGCCCTGGTCGACGGGCTCCTCTCCACCGGCATCGATATCGTGGACGTCGGCGTATGCCCGACCCCGCTGCTCTATTTTTCCATCCACCACTTCGGCGCGGACGGCGGCGTGATGATCACGGGCAGCCACAACCCGCCCGAGTTCAACGGGTTCAAGCTCTGCGCGGGATTGGCGACGCTCCACGGCGACGACATCCAGGAGCTGCGCCGCGTCATCGAACGGGGGGCGTTCCGGGAAGGGAAGGGGGATCTCGTCCGCCGGGAGATCGTCCCGGACTACCGCAAGTTCGTCGCGGCCAACCTGGCGATCCCGCGGAAGCTCAAGGTGGTCGTCGACGGGGGGAACGGGACGGCCGGCGCGGTGGCCCCGGACCTGTTCCGGGAGATGGGGATGGACGTGGTGGAGCTGTTCTGCGAGGCCGACGGGCGGTTCCCCAACCACTTCCCCGATCCCACGATCCCCGAGAACCTCCGGTTCCTCTCGGAGAAGGTCCGGGAGACCGGGGCGGACGTCGGCGTCGGGTACGACGGCGACGCGGACCGGATCGGCGCGGTGGACGAGCGGGGGAACGTCATCTACGGGGACTACCTTCTCGTGCTGTTCGCCCGCGAGATCCTGTCCCGCAAGCCGGGCGCCGCGATCATCTCCGAGGTGAAGGCGTCCCAGAACCTGTACGACGACATCGCGCGCCGGGGCGGCCGCCCGGTGATGTGGAAGGCGGGCCACTCCCTCATCAAGGCGAAGATGAAGGAGGAGGGGGCGGAGCTGGCCGGGGAGATGAGCGGCCACGTCTTCTTCCGGGACCGGTATCTCGGGTTCGACGACGCCATCTACGCCTCGGTGCGGCTCTTCGAGATCCTGGCGCGGGAGGACCGTCCGCTGAGCGCGCTCCTCTCCGATCTTCCGCCCGTCGTTTCCACGCCCGAGATCCGGGTGGAGTGCCCGGACGAGATCAAGTTCCGGGTGGTGGAGAACGTGGCGCAAATCGTGGCGCCCCAGGCGAAGGAGGTCATCGGAGTGGACGGCATCCGGGCGGTCTTCGACGGCGGGTGGGGGCTGGTCCGCGCCTCGAACACCCAGCCGGTGCTGGTTCTCCGGTTCGAGGGGAGGGACGACGGGGCGGTGCGGCGGATCCGCGGGGTCATGGAGACGGCCGTGGAGCGCGCCCGCTCGATGACCGGGGCGTGAGAGGGGACCGGTGACATTCCTCCAGGCGATCGTCCTCGGCCTGCTCCAGGGGGCCACCGAGTTCCTGCCGGTCAGCAGTTCCGGCCACCTGTTTCTCGCCCAGCGCCTCCTGGGGCTCAACGAACCGGAACTGGCGTTCGACCTGCTCCTTCACCTGGGCACGCTGGCGGCGGTCGTCTTCTTCCTCCGGTCGGAGATCGTGTCGATCCTGTCGGCGCTGTTCCGCAGGGATCCGTGGGCCGCGCCGTCCGGGTGGGGGACGCGCGACATCTGGCTGACCGTGGTCGCTTCCCTCCCCACCGCCGTCATCGGGCTCGTCTTCCACAGCACCGTGGAGACCGGCCTCACGTTTTGGGGAATCGGGGCCCGGTACCTCGTCCTGACCTTCCTGCTGCTGGCCACGAACCTCCGGTTCCGGCACAAGTCCGAACCGGACCGGATCGACTGGTGGGAGGCGGCGGCGATCGGCGTGATCCAGGGGGCGGCGGTCTTCCCCGGACTCTCCCGGTCCGGGTCGACCATCACCCTCGCGCTCCTGCTCGGGGTGGCTCCGCTCCGCGCCGCGAAATTTTCCTTCCTCATCTCCGTTCCGGCGATCCTCGGCGGCGCGATGTTCACCCTGCGGCAAGGCGTAT contains these protein-coding regions:
- a CDS encoding NAD-dependent malic enzyme — encoded protein: RIMATGRADYPNQLNNVLCIPGLFRGALDSRSTCINEEMKLAAAYAIASCVGKEELSEDYIIPSVFNRKVGPTVAKEVSRAAHRTKVARRTSKAFMEIHLD
- a CDS encoding undecaprenyl-diphosphate phosphatase, yielding MTFLQAIVLGLLQGATEFLPVSSSGHLFLAQRLLGLNEPELAFDLLLHLGTLAAVVFFLRSEIVSILSALFRRDPWAAPSGWGTRDIWLTVVASLPTAVIGLVFHSTVETGLTFWGIGARYLVLTFLLLATNLRFRHKSEPDRIDWWEAAAIGVIQGAAVFPGLSRSGSTITLALLLGVAPLRAAKFSFLISVPAILGGAMFTLRQGVSRLPGFGVSTVGFLVALVVGYLALMVVERLVVRGRFHRFAPYTLALSALCFYLQFRG
- a CDS encoding phosphomannomutase/phosphoglucomutase, whose amino-acid sequence is MNPLIFREYDVRGRVGSDLHRDSVVLLGKGYGTLAAGRGVRTAAVGRDVRLSSPGFRDALVDGLLSTGIDIVDVGVCPTPLLYFSIHHFGADGGVMITGSHNPPEFNGFKLCAGLATLHGDDIQELRRVIERGAFREGKGDLVRREIVPDYRKFVAANLAIPRKLKVVVDGGNGTAGAVAPDLFREMGMDVVELFCEADGRFPNHFPDPTIPENLRFLSEKVRETGADVGVGYDGDADRIGAVDERGNVIYGDYLLVLFAREILSRKPGAAIISEVKASQNLYDDIARRGGRPVMWKAGHSLIKAKMKEEGAELAGEMSGHVFFRDRYLGFDDAIYASVRLFEILAREDRPLSALLSDLPPVVSTPEIRVECPDEIKFRVVENVAQIVAPQAKEVIGVDGIRAVFDGGWGLVRASNTQPVLVLRFEGRDDGAVRRIRGVMETAVERARSMTGA